From a single Bemisia tabaci chromosome 10, PGI_BMITA_v3 genomic region:
- the RpS21 gene encoding small ribosomal subunit protein eS21 isoform X1 gives MQNDQGEHVDLYIPRKCSASNRILHAKDHASVQIAIADVDASGRMTDTVKHYAICGEIRRMGESDDCIYRLAKKDGIIS, from the exons ATGCAGAACGACCAAGGAGAACACGTTGATCTGTACATCCCCAGAAAATG CTCTGCGAGCAACCGAATCCTCCACGCTAAAGACCATGCTTCAGTCCAGATTGCTATTGCTGATGTTGATGCCTCTGGACGAATGACTGATACCGTTAAACACTACGCTATCTGCGGCGAAATCAGGCGAATG GGTGAATCAGATGACTGTATCTACAGGCTGGCAAAGAAGGACGGAATAATATCTTA a
- the RpS21 gene encoding small ribosomal subunit protein eS21 isoform X2, with product MQNDQGEHVDLYIPRKCSASNRILHAKDHASVQIAIADVDASGRMTDTVKHYAICGEIRRMGESDDCIYRLAKKDGIIS from the exons ATGCAGAACGACCAAGGAGAACACGTTGATCTGTACATCCCCAGAAAATG CTCTGCGAGCAACCGAATCCTCCACGCTAAAGACCATGCTTCAGTCCAGATTGCTATTGCTGATGTTGATGCCTCTGGACGAATGACTGATACCGTTAAACACTACGCTATCTGCGGCGAAATCAGGCGAATG GGTGAATCAGATGACTGTATCTACAGGCTGGCAAAGAAGGACGGAATAATATCTTAG
- the LOC109029848 gene encoding WD repeat-containing protein 44 has translation MSSSSDAEEFYDAEDTLRSSREIVSSFSSAKSEPDLSTLAKQSTEEDQDVFTSSTSGGFTKQQSSSKIVQEANKVEELKDVSERRRFRELRQRMQMDEEEVGGSPSDSQASSVEGVYTSQATKTCHPFRVIEHDALSLHSMTSLGRVGRILSGTFEQVPPASMSDLPRSCNSSTSTLRSLSTQTLREDAATSSSSSPTTNTPVCEEKPPVPEEEPPPSQPTPANTFQEPDVIASTKSSNNNTPIPAPQAMATSNMVPVAPPRRKKKNKAQVPTTLPLATDGSTIPSKKKTETNVTYSEQSSLPSPASTIESLTREFEHSLDIQSATKGNSFVKTQEHLPAMSHAGYSPRASKTESNNKSPSSHKNMSHTLPLHMLTSSVSSMSRNSSTYPLGSVSSTNVAGTRGGLGLRLGLSPRTSRERRRSAGDEQGLPHQLNMFVRTRTDSGKQLTDKEILEQVTVLNLDTGERVPLSIAEDKLPQCINPLSLHIMKLTSKFTSNTSLEKERESDEESIDSKQSIPVQEEDQDIGRVKKRTAQIKHFIGSTMKKTVIKAIKGANIRHKEDIMDIVDEQGGERPPAEQIKLRASSSHKGPYDFETVKHLQELSGEHTGPVWCMKFSTCGRLLATTGQDRILRIWVVRSAYSYFLEMRTKYNAEKVSPTPSQESLVSQQSVEDPMLLLGDSAMNDRSPFMPRPFCVYSGHTSDLLDVSWSKNYFILSSSMDKTVRLWHISRKECLCCFQHIDFVTAICFHPRDDRYFLSGSLDGKLRLWNIPDKKVAVWNEVEGQTKLITAANFCQNGKFAVVGSYDGRCIFYNADQLKYHTQIHVRSTRGKNSTGRKISGIEPMPGEDKILVTSNDSRIRLYDLRDLNLSCKYKGYVNVSSQIKASFSHDGKYIVSGSENQCIYIWKTHHDYSKFTSVRRDRNDFWEGIKAHNAVVTCAIFAPNPEIIIKQLEDTAEDPKPGKVEDPLVAQHTKGCSGYVLVSADFNGCIRVFMNKTKPKHSSLPASALA, from the exons ATGTCCTCGAGTAGTGATGCTGAAGAATTTTATGATGCAGAAGACACTCTTAGGAGCTCCAG AGAAATTGTGTCATCTTTCAGTTCAGCTAAGAGTGAACCAGACTTGAGCACGCTAGCAAAACAGAGCACGGAAGAAGACCAAGATGTTTTCACATCAAGTACCTCTGGTGGCTTCACAAAACAGCAATCCTCAAGCAAAATTGTG CAAGAGGCGAACAAAGTTGAAGAACTTAAGGATGTCAGCGAACGGAGACGTTTTCGGGAGCTGCGGCAACGTATGCAAATGGATGAGGAGGAGGTCGGCGGATCTCCGTCCGACAGTCAAGCATCATCAGTTGAAGGTGTCTACACTAGCCAAGCAACAAAAACTTGTCACCCTTTTAGGGTGATCGAACATGATGCTCTCTCTCTCCATAGTATGACCTCTCTTGGTCGTGTTGGTCGTATTCTTAGTGGAACTTTTGAACAAG TGCCTCCTGCCTCTATGTCAGATCTCCCCCGCTCATGCAACAGTTCAACAAGCACGCTACGCAGCCTCTCTACTCAAACACTACGAGAAGATGCGGCCACTTCGTCTTCCTCGTCACCAACTACCAACACGCCAGTGTGTGAAGAGAAGCCACCGGTTCCTGAAGAGGAGCCTCCGCCATCTCAACCAACTCCAGCAAACACGTTTCAAGAACCAGATGTTATAGCTAGCACCAAAAGCTCTAATAATAATACTCCTATACCTGCTCCCCAGGCAATGGCCACATCCAATATGGTACCAGTGGCGCCACCGCGGCGcaagaaaaagaacaaagcgCAGGTTCCTACGACCCTTCCTCTTGCCACTGATGGTAGTACAATACCCAgtaaaaag aaaactgaGACTAATGTTACGTACTCTGAACAATCATCCCTACCAAGTCCAGCAAGCACTATTGAATCGCTCACTCGCGAATTCGAACATTCTCTAGATATTCAGTCTGCGACTAAAGggaattcttttgtaaaaacacAG GAGCATTTACCAGCAATGAGTCATGCGGGATACTCGCCAAGAGCTAGTAAAACTGAGAGTAACAATAAAAGCCCTTCAAGCCACAAGAACATGAGTCATACGCTGCCTTTGCACATGTTAACCAGCAGCGTTTCGAGCATGTCACGAAATTCCAGCACATACCCATTGGGCTCTGTCAGCAGCACAAATGTTGCCGGAACTAGAGGTGGCCTCGGATTGAGGTTAGGACTGAGCCCACGCACGTCTAGAGAAAGAAGACGCTCAGCAGGAGACGAACAGGGCTTACCTCATCAGCTGAACATGTTCGTCCGAACAAGGACAGATTCTGGGAAGCAGTTAACTGATAAG GAAATCTTGGAGCAAGTCACCGTGCTCAATCTTGACACTGGGGAGCGAGTTCCGCTCAGCATCGCTGAAGATAAACTACCGCAGTGCATCAACCCTCTGTCTCTGCACATCATGAAACTAACCTCTAAGTTTACCAGCAACACCAGCTTGGAGAAAGAGAGGGAGTCAGATGAAGAAAGCATCGATAGTAAACAGTCCATCCCCGTCCAAGAAGAAGACCAAGACATAGGTCGAGTCAAAAAACGAACGGCACAAATTAAGCATTTCATCGGTTCGACCATGAAGAAAACG GTGATTAAAGCCATCAAAGGTGCCAACATTCGACACAAAGAAGATATCATGGATATTGTAGATGAACAAGGGGGTGAAAGACCACCAGCAGAACAGATTAAACTACGTGCCTCAAGTAGTCATAAGGGAccttatgattttgaaactgTCAAGCATCTTCAG GAATTGAGCGGTGAACACACAGGCCCTGTTTGGTGCATGAAGTTCTCAACCTGCGGTCGACTTCTAGCAACAACTGGTCAAGATCGTATCCTGCGAATTTGGGTAGTCAGGAGTGCTTATTCTTACTTTTTAGAGATGCGGACCAAATATAACGCAGAAAAGGTATCTCCAACGCCCTCACAAGAGTCACTTGTATCACAGCAATCAGTTGAGGATCCTATGCTCCTCCTTGGTGACTCGGCAATGAATGACCGATCACCATTTATGCCACGACCATTCTGTGTTTACTCTGGCCATACCTCTGACTTGTTAGACGTATCCTGGTCGAAAAATTACTTTATTTTGTCTTCCTCCATGGATAAAACTGTAAGGTTGTGGCACATTTCACGTAAAGAATGCCTCTGTTGCTTCCAGCATATAGACTTTGTAACTGCGATTTGTTTCCATCCGAGAGATGATAGGTATTTCCTCTCAGGATCGCTGGACGGAAAATTGCGGCTTTGGAACATTCCTGAcaagaaagttgctgtttggaacGAAGTTGAGGGTCAAACAAAATTAATAACAGCTGCAAACTTCTGCCAGAATGGAAAATTTGCGGTGGTTGGATCGTATGATGGGAGATGTATATTCTACAATGCAGATCAGTTGAAGTATCACACGCAAATCCATGTACGATCAACTCGAGGTAAGAACTCTACTGGACGGAAAATCAGCGGCATCGAACCAATGCCTGGAGAAGATAAAATCCTAGTTACATCAAATGACAGCCGCATTCGTTTGTACGATTTGCGCGACTTGAATTTATCATGCAAGTACAAAGGCTATGTCAATGTCAGCAGCCAAATTAAAGCCAGTTTCAGCCATGATGGAAAGTACATCGTCTCTGGCtcagaaaatcaatgtatttacaTTTGGAAGACCCACCATGACTACTCAAAGTTCACCTCTGTTAGGCGTGATCGCAATGACTTCTGGGAAGGCATCAAAGCTCACAATGCTGTCGTAACGTGCGCAATTTTTGCTCCTAATCCTGAGATCATCATCAAGCAATTAGAAGACACTGCAGAAGACCCAAAACCTGGGAAAGTTGAGGAT